Proteins encoded by one window of Ulvibacter sp. MAR_2010_11:
- a CDS encoding (Fe-S)-binding protein, protein MQYIPNILFLIALIVGIGFFTKNIRKIIRNIKLGLQVDASDHKTERMGNVLRIALGQSKMVVRPVSGLLHIFVYVGFIIINIEVLEIIIDGIFGTHRIFSGLGIVYDYLIASFEILALLVLIGVIVFWIRRNIQKIKRFWAAEMKGWPKNDANYILYFEMVLMVLFLTMNAADLQLQHLGTAHYTQAGMFPVSQYIAILFENFSEGKLIAIERTCWWLHILGILVFLNYLYFSKHLHIILAFPNVYFGRVVPKGKFKNLESVTNEVKLMMDPTADPFAAPAEGAEAPAKFGASDVMDLTRIQLLNAYTCTECGRCTSECPANITGKKLSPRKIMMDTRDRLEEVGKNIEKNGEFKPDGKQLLDDYITREELWACTTCNACVEACPVSIDPLSIIMEMRQYLVMEQSAAPMELNGAMTNIENNGAPWPYNQMDRLNWKNEA, encoded by the coding sequence ATGCAATACATTCCTAATATATTATTCCTCATCGCCCTAATTGTCGGGATTGGTTTTTTCACCAAGAACATTCGTAAGATAATTCGAAACATAAAGCTGGGTCTGCAAGTAGATGCTTCAGACCACAAAACTGAACGTATGGGCAATGTGCTACGCATTGCGCTTGGCCAGTCTAAGATGGTGGTGCGCCCTGTTTCGGGACTATTGCACATTTTCGTTTACGTTGGTTTTATCATTATTAATATTGAGGTGCTGGAGATTATTATCGATGGTATCTTCGGAACACACCGTATTTTCTCGGGATTAGGAATAGTGTATGATTACCTTATCGCTTCGTTCGAGATTCTGGCATTGCTTGTCCTTATTGGGGTGATAGTTTTCTGGATTCGAAGAAACATTCAGAAAATTAAGCGATTCTGGGCAGCCGAAATGAAAGGATGGCCCAAAAACGACGCCAATTATATTCTCTACTTCGAAATGGTACTCATGGTACTGTTTCTAACTATGAATGCAGCCGATTTGCAACTACAACATTTGGGTACAGCACACTATACTCAGGCAGGAATGTTTCCTGTGAGTCAATACATCGCAATCTTGTTTGAAAATTTTTCGGAAGGCAAGCTAATTGCCATTGAGCGTACTTGCTGGTGGCTTCATATTTTGGGAATTTTAGTTTTCCTGAATTACCTGTACTTTTCGAAACACTTGCATATTATTCTGGCTTTCCCGAATGTGTACTTCGGAAGAGTTGTTCCGAAGGGAAAATTCAAAAACCTCGAATCGGTTACCAACGAAGTGAAATTAATGATGGATCCAACAGCCGATCCGTTTGCTGCTCCTGCCGAAGGTGCCGAAGCCCCGGCAAAATTTGGAGCCAGTGATGTCATGGATTTAACCCGAATTCAGTTGCTAAACGCCTATACTTGCACCGAATGTGGTCGTTGTACAAGTGAATGCCCGGCCAACATCACCGGGAAGAAGTTGTCTCCCAGAAAGATTATGATGGATACCCGCGACCGATTGGAAGAGGTAGGAAAAAATATTGAGAAAAATGGTGAGTTTAAGCCCGATGGCAAACAATTGCTGGACGATTATATCACGAGAGAGGAACTATGGGCATGCACCACTTGCAACGCCTGTGTTGAAGCCTGCCCGGTAAGTATCGACCCGCTTTCAATAATTATGGAAATGCGTCAGTATCTGGTGATGGAACAATCTGCTGCTCCCATGGAGTTAAACGGAGCCATGACCAATATTGAAAACAACGGCGCACCATGGCCGTACAATCAGATGGATCGCCTAAACTGGAAAAACGAAGCCTGA
- a CDS encoding MlaD family protein, which yields MKLSREVKTGILAIGAILLFIFGYSFLKGTNLLDNHRTFYVKYSNVEGLAKSAPVTINGLNVGKVQNITFANKTGGLVVEFTVEEDFDFSKNSLVRIYSSGLIGGKSIGIFPSYDASNIAKSGDTLKGEIEKSMLDAVASRLGPLELKVNNTLATVDTLLLAYTDIVDERTRENLKNAIANLNTTLNSLGGVSGKLDAVLGENTDKLNRTFTNLDVMSENFAKLSDSLAKLETGKLVTDLQNVVTRFNDIVTRIDNGEGSVGKLLKDEKLYDNLEGASRQLEQLLQDLKLNPKRYVHISVFGKKQKEYVTPENPDQ from the coding sequence TTGAAACTATCTAGAGAAGTAAAAACCGGAATACTCGCTATTGGCGCCATCTTACTGTTTATCTTTGGTTACAGCTTTTTAAAGGGTACTAATCTCCTTGATAATCACCGTACTTTTTATGTAAAATACAGCAATGTGGAGGGGCTGGCGAAGTCTGCTCCCGTAACCATTAACGGATTAAATGTTGGGAAGGTGCAAAACATCACTTTCGCCAATAAAACAGGGGGCTTGGTGGTAGAATTTACGGTTGAGGAAGACTTCGATTTTTCAAAAAATAGCCTGGTACGTATCTACAGCAGCGGACTCATAGGCGGAAAGTCGATAGGTATTTTTCCTTCTTACGATGCTTCAAACATTGCCAAATCCGGAGATACGTTAAAAGGTGAAATTGAGAAAAGTATGCTGGATGCCGTTGCGTCCCGGTTGGGACCTTTAGAGCTAAAAGTAAACAACACACTCGCTACAGTAGATACGCTTTTATTAGCCTACACCGATATTGTCGACGAACGTACCCGTGAGAATCTTAAAAATGCAATTGCAAACCTGAATACAACTTTAAATTCCTTGGGCGGTGTTTCAGGAAAATTAGACGCAGTTTTGGGCGAGAACACAGATAAGTTAAACCGAACATTCACAAATCTGGATGTGATGTCCGAAAATTTTGCAAAATTGTCCGATTCCTTAGCAAAGCTTGAAACCGGAAAACTTGTGACTGACTTGCAAAACGTGGTAACCCGATTTAATGATATTGTAACACGAATAGACAATGGGGAGGGCAGCGTTGGAAAATTATTAAAAGACGAAAAATTGTACGACAATCTTGAAGGAGCTTCAAGGCAGTTGGAACAATTACTTCAGGACTTAAAATTAAATCCGAAGCGTTATGTTCATATTTCAGTATTTGGAAAAAAACAAAAAGAATACGTGACGCCCGAGAATCCCGATCAATAG